A single window of Thermocrinis jamiesonii DNA harbors:
- a CDS encoding energy transducer TonB family protein, whose product MNNPLDKGNLLEKSLYLFIAISINLILFSYLSLHLVIKDINTQVSKPIKLLLEEKPKEDVFSLIKPVSSLAKAPSQKTVNASGSAPLKAERGDIPISPKKEEEQNEESILSEIEKKVLSKKAGADQSNVKVGEQLGEITASIVQGHVGFAGGSRQVVFVPPFPKIAVTELPSTVQLKIWVDPSGKISKVEILKRSGVPEVDKSIVDFVKGIRFEPIRDNIIQTGIMTFRFKGG is encoded by the coding sequence GTGAATAATCCATTAGATAAGGGCAATTTGCTTGAAAAAAGCTTGTATCTTTTTATCGCTATCAGTATAAATCTTATCTTGTTTTCTTACCTTTCACTTCACTTAGTAATCAAAGATATAAACACGCAGGTTAGCAAGCCTATAAAACTTTTGTTGGAAGAGAAGCCAAAGGAGGATGTCTTTAGTTTAATCAAACCTGTCAGTAGTTTAGCTAAAGCTCCATCCCAGAAAACAGTTAATGCGTCTGGCTCAGCTCCTTTAAAAGCTGAAAGGGGGGATATTCCTATTAGTCCTAAGAAAGAGGAAGAGCAAAACGAGGAGTCCATACTTTCAGAGATAGAAAAGAAAGTGCTTAGTAAAAAAGCAGGAGCTGATCAAAGTAATGTCAAAGTCGGTGAGCAATTAGGTGAGATAACCGCAAGCATAGTTCAAGGCCATGTAGGCTTTGCAGGTGGTTCAAGGCAGGTTGTATTTGTCCCACCCTTTCCAAAGATAGCGGTTACTGAACTGCCCTCTACTGTGCAGTTGAAGATCTGGGTGGATCCTTCCGGTAAAATCTCAAAGGTTGAAATATTAAAAAGAAGCGGTGTGCCAGAGGTGGACAAGTCCATAGTAGATTTTGTAAAAGGTATAAGGTTTGAACCTATTAGAGATAATATAATACAAACGGGGATTATGACATTCAGGTTTAAAGGAGGTTAA
- the mtaB gene encoding tRNA (N(6)-L-threonylcarbamoyladenosine(37)-C(2))-methylthiotransferase MtaB, with protein MRFSVINLGCRSNYFDGEFIAQRLLQKGYVRTDGEADIYIINTCTVTSEADRSSRQQIYRAKRENPQAIVVATGCYAQTNPKALASLKEVDLVIGNSHKHMLVEILEDYLQSKGKGVFVDNIFKQNRLENFDLVIFFEKARPFLKIQEGCNNFCTFCIIPYARGKLRSVPVQKVLEQVKLIAERGFKEIVLSGTQLTQYGRDLNTSLYELMLKLLSVKDIEIFRLSSLYPSEIDERLLDLITSEERIAPHFHISLQSGSNRILKLMERGYTVEDYKRLVEKILKKRPLSAIGTDIIVGFPTESEEDFEETYRLVEALPFAYLHIFSYSDRPYTKASKMSPKVKQEVIKERVKLLKALDEKKRREFKKAMEGKTLRALIIEKGRALTENYIYLENPDFEDVGNIRLVRI; from the coding sequence GTGAGGTTTTCTGTCATAAATCTTGGGTGCAGAAGCAACTACTTTGACGGTGAGTTTATAGCCCAAAGATTACTACAAAAAGGCTATGTAAGAACTGATGGTGAGGCGGACATTTACATAATAAATACATGCACGGTGACCTCCGAAGCGGACAGATCTTCCCGTCAGCAGATATACAGAGCCAAAAGGGAAAACCCACAGGCAATAGTTGTAGCAACAGGTTGCTATGCCCAAACTAATCCAAAAGCCCTTGCAAGTCTGAAGGAAGTGGATCTGGTAATAGGCAACTCCCACAAACACATGCTTGTAGAGATATTAGAAGACTACCTACAGTCAAAGGGCAAAGGGGTGTTTGTGGATAACATCTTTAAACAAAATCGTTTGGAAAATTTTGATCTTGTTATCTTTTTTGAAAAGGCAAGACCCTTTTTAAAGATTCAGGAAGGCTGTAACAACTTTTGCACCTTTTGCATTATACCCTACGCAAGGGGAAAGCTAAGGAGTGTGCCTGTGCAAAAGGTTTTAGAACAAGTAAAGCTAATTGCGGAAAGGGGGTTTAAAGAGATAGTGCTAAGTGGCACCCAACTTACTCAATATGGACGGGATTTAAACACAAGTCTATACGAGCTTATGCTAAAACTTCTTAGTGTAAAAGACATTGAAATTTTTAGACTTTCTTCTCTGTATCCTTCCGAAATAGACGAAAGGCTTTTGGACCTTATAACAAGTGAAGAAAGGATAGCGCCCCATTTTCACATATCTTTGCAAAGCGGTTCCAACAGAATTCTAAAACTTATGGAAAGGGGCTATACAGTTGAGGATTACAAAAGGCTTGTAGAAAAAATACTGAAAAAAAGACCTCTGTCCGCCATTGGCACAGACATAATCGTAGGCTTTCCCACAGAAAGCGAGGAAGACTTTGAGGAAACTTATCGCTTGGTTGAAGCTCTTCCCTTTGCATACCTTCATATCTTTAGCTATTCAGACAGGCCCTATACAAAAGCGAGTAAAATGTCACCAAAGGTAAAGCAAGAGGTTATAAAAGAAAGGGTAAAACTGCTGAAGGCTCTGGATGAAAAGAAAAGGCGGGAGTTTAAAAAGGCTATGGAAGGAAAAACATTGAGAGCTTTGATCATAGAGAAGGGTAGGGCTCTTACTGAAAACTACATTTACTTGGAAAACCCAGACTTTGAAGATGTGGGAAACATAAGGCTTGTAAGGATATAA
- a CDS encoding YebC/PmpR family DNA-binding transcriptional regulator has protein sequence MAGHSHWAQIKHKKAKADAQRGKLFNKLIREITVAVRQGGPNPETNPRLRNAIENAKKANMPMETIERAIKKGTGELGGENYEEVIYEGYGPGGVALMILATTDNRNRTTSEIRHVLSKHGGNLGSSGCVSFLFDRVGLIEVPKDSISEDELYEKALEAGAEDILVGNVAYTIYTLPEELYQVKEKLQSFGVQVEKAEITYKPNSTVSITDPETAKKLLKLLDALDELEDVKEVIANFDMAEELLAGI, from the coding sequence ATGGCAGGGCACAGTCATTGGGCACAGATCAAACACAAAAAAGCAAAGGCGGATGCACAAAGGGGAAAGTTATTTAACAAACTTATAAGAGAAATAACCGTAGCGGTCAGGCAAGGAGGACCAAATCCTGAGACAAATCCAAGACTAAGGAACGCAATAGAAAATGCCAAAAAAGCAAACATGCCTATGGAAACCATAGAGAGGGCTATAAAAAAGGGAACGGGAGAACTGGGAGGAGAAAACTATGAGGAGGTGATCTACGAAGGTTATGGACCTGGTGGTGTAGCTTTGATGATCCTTGCGACCACAGACAACAGAAACAGGACAACCTCTGAGATAAGGCATGTGCTTTCCAAACACGGAGGAAACCTTGGTTCTTCTGGATGTGTATCCTTCTTGTTTGACAGGGTAGGTCTTATAGAGGTTCCAAAAGATAGCATTTCGGAGGATGAACTTTACGAAAAGGCACTGGAGGCAGGAGCAGAGGACATCTTAGTTGGGAATGTAGCCTATACGATCTACACCCTTCCGGAGGAGCTATACCAAGTAAAGGAAAAGCTTCAATCCTTTGGAGTTCAGGTGGAAAAAGCAGAGATAACCTACAAACCAAACAGCACGGTATCTATAACAGACCCAGAAACTGCCAAAAAGCTTTTAAAACTCTTGGATGCCCTTGATGAGCTCGAAGATGTCAAAGAGGTTATAGCCAACTTTGACATGGCAGAGGAGCTATTGGCGGGTATTTAA
- the accC gene encoding acetyl-CoA carboxylase biotin carboxylase subunit, producing the protein MIKKLLIANRGEIAVRIIRTCKELGIRSVAVYSEADRESMHVKLADESICIGPAEPSKSYLDIPRIMASIEVSSADAVHPGYGFLSENPKFAQIVEASNKIFIGPSSETLALIGDKIKAKEIAKKVGIPLVPGSDGPVDFQKALEIAKQIKYPVVIKSAGGGGGRGIRVVYDEKELREKLPLAMQESKSAFGDDRVYIEKYLVNPKHIEVQVLADRYGNVIALGERECSIQRRYQKLVEEAPSASITEEQRKTLEEMAVEFCKAINYVGAGTVEFLMDQEGNFYFMEMNGRIQVEHPVTEMITGIDIVKEQIRIAEGEKLSIKKLEKQGYAIEFRINAEDPNTFLPFPGRIDKLFLPGGPGVRVDTHIYCGYKIPPFYDSLIAKLIVWGATREEAINRAKRALEEFIIEGESLRTNIDFHKRLLATREFRTAKHHVRFLEEMLI; encoded by the coding sequence ATGATTAAAAAGCTTTTGATAGCTAACAGAGGAGAGATTGCGGTAAGGATAATAAGGACATGCAAAGAGTTAGGTATAAGGTCTGTTGCTGTTTATTCGGAAGCGGATAGAGAATCTATGCATGTAAAGCTGGCAGACGAGAGCATATGCATAGGTCCTGCAGAGCCTTCAAAGAGCTATTTGGACATTCCAAGGATCATGGCATCCATTGAGGTGTCTTCTGCGGATGCGGTTCATCCCGGTTATGGCTTTCTCTCTGAAAACCCAAAATTTGCCCAGATTGTAGAAGCAAGTAATAAGATCTTTATCGGCCCCTCTTCAGAAACGTTGGCGCTTATAGGGGACAAAATAAAGGCTAAGGAAATTGCTAAGAAGGTTGGTATTCCTTTAGTTCCCGGAAGCGATGGTCCTGTAGATTTTCAGAAAGCTTTGGAAATAGCTAAGCAGATAAAGTATCCTGTGGTTATAAAGTCTGCGGGCGGTGGCGGTGGAAGGGGCATAAGGGTGGTTTATGACGAAAAAGAGCTAAGGGAAAAATTACCCTTGGCTATGCAGGAGTCAAAGTCAGCCTTTGGAGACGATAGGGTGTATATAGAAAAGTATTTGGTAAATCCCAAACATATAGAGGTGCAAGTGCTAGCAGACAGGTATGGAAATGTAATAGCCTTGGGGGAAAGGGAGTGTTCAATCCAGAGGAGATACCAAAAACTCGTAGAGGAAGCACCAAGCGCAAGCATTACAGAAGAACAAAGGAAAACCTTAGAGGAAATGGCTGTAGAGTTTTGCAAGGCAATAAATTATGTCGGTGCGGGAACCGTAGAGTTCCTTATGGATCAAGAGGGAAACTTTTACTTTATGGAAATGAATGGAAGGATACAGGTAGAGCATCCTGTAACCGAGATGATTACAGGCATAGACATAGTAAAGGAACAAATTAGAATAGCAGAGGGGGAAAAGCTCAGCATAAAGAAGTTAGAAAAACAAGGTTATGCCATAGAGTTTAGGATAAATGCGGAGGACCCCAATACCTTTTTACCGTTTCCCGGCAGAATAGATAAACTTTTTCTTCCTGGTGGTCCGGGCGTGAGAGTGGATACTCATATCTACTGTGGATACAAGATCCCTCCCTTTTACGATTCTTTGATTGCCAAACTCATAGTATGGGGCGCAACCAGAGAAGAAGCCATAAATCGGGCGAAAAGGGCTTTGGAGGAGTTTATCATAGAAGGAGAAAGCCTACGGACTAACATAGATTTTCACAAAAGACTGTTGGCGACAAGGGAGTTTAGAACCGCAAAACATCACGTACGATTTTTGGAGGAGATGCTGATTTGA
- the ilvB gene encoding biosynthetic-type acetolactate synthase large subunit: MLRKGADIVIETLKKEGVEVIFGIPGGAIMEVYDALYRDGSIKHILARHEQGAGHMAEGYAKATGKVGVAIATSGPGATNLVTPIADAYMDSVPVVFITGQVPTHLIGNDAFQEVDIVGITRPITKHNFLVKRIEDLPLIIRQAFYIASTGRPGPVLIDIPKDITQKLSDVPIPTDEQVRESLPGYKPHLEGNPQQIRKAAKLILEAKRPVLYVGGGAVNSEAQKELIELAELAKIPVTTTNMGKGAFPEDHPLALHMLGMHGTYYANMAVYNCDLLIAVGARFDDRVTGKIEEFAPQAQIIHIDVDPASISKNITVDVPIVGDVKIVLRKLLEELKREGVKLLFPKERQAWIEQIEMWKRNYPLRYRNSDTVIKPQYVIEQIWEATKGDAIITAGVGQHQMWAAMFYKYKFPRQFINSGGLGTMGFGFPAAIGAKIGRPDKEVIAIDGDGSFLMTMQELVTAVQYQIPVKVAIINNAYLGMVRQWQELFYEKRYAEVDLSVQPDFVKLAEACGAVGFRAEKPKEVREIIEEALKIKDKPVVLDFVVDREENVLPMVPAGKSYRDMILDDGKKAVEAETMYLVG, from the coding sequence ATGCTAAGGAAAGGTGCGGACATAGTAATAGAAACGCTAAAAAAAGAGGGTGTGGAAGTTATATTTGGTATTCCTGGGGGAGCCATTATGGAGGTGTACGATGCCCTATACAGGGATGGGTCTATCAAGCACATACTGGCAAGGCATGAACAGGGGGCAGGTCATATGGCAGAAGGCTATGCAAAGGCAACAGGTAAGGTAGGTGTGGCGATTGCTACCTCTGGACCCGGAGCAACCAACTTGGTTACGCCTATAGCAGATGCTTACATGGATTCTGTGCCCGTTGTCTTTATTACCGGACAAGTGCCTACCCATCTCATAGGTAATGACGCCTTTCAGGAAGTGGATATAGTAGGCATAACAAGACCAATAACAAAGCACAACTTTTTGGTCAAAAGAATAGAAGACCTTCCGCTCATAATAAGGCAAGCTTTTTATATAGCATCTACAGGAAGACCGGGACCAGTGCTTATAGACATCCCAAAGGATATAACTCAAAAACTTTCGGATGTTCCTATACCCACCGATGAACAGGTTAGAGAGTCTTTACCCGGATACAAACCCCATTTGGAAGGTAATCCTCAGCAGATAAGGAAGGCAGCAAAATTAATCTTGGAAGCTAAAAGGCCCGTGCTTTATGTGGGTGGCGGAGCGGTTAATTCGGAAGCTCAAAAGGAACTGATAGAACTTGCTGAACTTGCAAAGATACCCGTGACTACCACCAATATGGGTAAAGGTGCCTTTCCCGAAGACCATCCCTTAGCTCTTCATATGCTTGGAATGCACGGCACTTACTATGCAAACATGGCTGTGTATAACTGTGACCTTTTGATAGCGGTGGGTGCAAGATTTGATGATCGGGTGACTGGAAAGATAGAAGAGTTTGCCCCCCAAGCACAGATAATACACATAGATGTGGATCCCGCGTCTATTTCTAAGAACATAACCGTGGATGTGCCAATCGTAGGCGATGTGAAGATCGTTCTAAGAAAACTCTTAGAAGAACTAAAGCGGGAAGGGGTAAAACTTCTCTTTCCTAAGGAAAGACAGGCGTGGATAGAACAGATAGAAATGTGGAAAAGGAACTATCCCCTGAGGTATAGAAACTCAGACACAGTGATAAAACCTCAGTATGTGATAGAACAGATATGGGAGGCGACAAAGGGAGATGCCATAATTACCGCAGGTGTGGGTCAGCACCAAATGTGGGCGGCGATGTTTTATAAATATAAATTCCCAAGACAGTTTATAAACTCCGGCGGACTTGGGACTATGGGCTTTGGCTTTCCCGCAGCCATCGGTGCAAAGATAGGAAGACCTGACAAAGAGGTTATTGCAATAGATGGAGATGGATCATTCTTGATGACTATGCAAGAGCTCGTAACTGCAGTGCAGTATCAGATACCGGTAAAAGTAGCCATAATAAACAATGCTTACCTTGGGATGGTTCGTCAGTGGCAAGAGCTTTTTTATGAGAAAAGATACGCAGAGGTGGATTTGAGCGTTCAACCTGATTTCGTAAAGCTTGCGGAGGCTTGCGGAGCGGTGGGTTTCAGGGCAGAAAAGCCAAAGGAAGTGAGGGAAATTATAGAGGAAGCTCTTAAGATAAAAGACAAACCAGTGGTGCTTGACTTTGTAGTGGATAGGGAAGAAAACGTTTTGCCCATGGTCCCAGCGGGCAAATCTTACAGAGATATGATACTGGATGATGGCAAAAAAGCTGTTGAAGCAGAAACTATGTATTTAGTGGGTTAA
- a CDS encoding fasciclin domain-containing protein, which yields MLRYIIRAKKRMLLKKAIFLGLAIGIPAMTLSCSGTQASMYQKKAQANIVETAKKAGQFNTLLTALKEAGLEGTLATKCCFTVFAPTDEAFAKIPKKDLEALLKDKEALKKVLLYHVVEGKVYSKQLKEGDVKTLQGQNAKVTLKGGPKINDANIVKTDIEASNGVIHVIDKVILPPN from the coding sequence ATGCTTAGATACATTATCAGAGCAAAGAAGCGCATGCTTCTTAAAAAGGCCATCTTTTTAGGCTTGGCGATTGGGATACCGGCCATGACTCTGAGCTGTAGTGGAACTCAGGCCAGTATGTACCAAAAGAAAGCCCAAGCCAACATAGTGGAAACTGCCAAGAAGGCAGGTCAGTTCAACACCCTTCTCACAGCCCTCAAAGAAGCTGGCTTAGAAGGAACCTTAGCCACCAAGTGTTGTTTTACAGTTTTTGCTCCCACAGATGAAGCTTTTGCAAAGATTCCAAAGAAAGACCTTGAGGCTTTACTAAAGGACAAGGAAGCCCTCAAAAAGGTGCTTCTCTACCACGTAGTGGAAGGTAAGGTATATTCAAAACAGCTAAAGGAAGGAGATGTTAAAACTCTGCAAGGACAGAATGCAAAGGTAACTCTTAAGGGTGGGCCAAAGATAAACGACGCTAACATAGTAAAAACGGACATAGAAGCATCCAACGGTGTGATCCACGTAATAGACAAGGTCATACTCCCACCCAATTAA
- a CDS encoding CTP synthase encodes MAKYIFITGGVLSSLGKGVSSAAIASLLEEIGYKVTLQKLDPYLNVDPGTMSPYQHGEVYVTEDGAETDLDLGHYERFTNAKMGAENNVTSGRVYFNVIQRERKGDYLGATVQVIPHITDEIKRLIRAVEKDNQIVIVEVGGTVGDIESLPFLEAIRQLGMELGRDNCAYVHVTYVPYIKSVGELKTKPTQHSVKELRAIGIQPDVLICRSEREIPEDLKLKLSLYTNVSPDAVISAPDVDYIYEVPLLFKKQGLDQWLAKRLGLNFVESKSKWEKITYVLKNAQETVKVAIVGKYVSLKDSYKSLTEALIHGGIANGVRVEILWVNSEDPKEELLEEADAIVVPGGFGERGTEGKIRALNYGRISKKPTLGICLGMQLMCVEFARNVLGLKDANSTEFDPNTKHPVIDIMHEQKQIENLGGTMRLGAYPCVLKEGTKVREIYGKEVIYERHRHRYEFNNSYREAFEREGMVFSGLSPDGRLVEVIELKDHPWYIGCQFHPEFKSKPFEPHPLFVSLIKTAKEKKKL; translated from the coding sequence GTGGCAAAGTATATCTTTATAACAGGTGGTGTTCTTTCTTCTTTGGGTAAAGGTGTTTCTTCGGCAGCCATTGCATCCCTTTTGGAAGAGATAGGCTATAAAGTGACCCTTCAGAAATTGGACCCTTATCTAAACGTAGATCCTGGGACGATGAGCCCTTATCAACATGGGGAAGTTTATGTTACAGAAGACGGCGCAGAAACGGATCTGGACCTTGGACATTACGAAAGATTTACAAATGCAAAGATGGGGGCAGAGAACAACGTAACTTCTGGTAGGGTTTATTTTAACGTAATACAGAGGGAAAGGAAAGGAGACTATCTTGGAGCTACTGTTCAAGTTATACCTCATATAACAGACGAGATAAAGAGGCTTATAAGGGCTGTTGAGAAGGATAACCAAATTGTAATAGTTGAGGTGGGGGGGACTGTAGGAGACATAGAAAGTCTTCCCTTTTTGGAAGCTATAAGACAGCTTGGTATGGAGCTTGGCAGAGACAACTGTGCCTATGTGCATGTAACTTACGTTCCTTACATAAAAAGCGTGGGGGAGTTAAAAACAAAACCAACACAGCACTCAGTAAAGGAGCTTAGAGCTATAGGCATTCAACCGGATGTTTTGATATGCAGATCAGAGCGAGAGATTCCAGAAGACTTAAAGCTAAAACTTTCCCTCTACACAAACGTAAGCCCCGACGCAGTTATATCTGCTCCAGATGTGGATTATATATACGAAGTGCCCCTCCTTTTTAAAAAACAGGGACTTGACCAATGGCTGGCAAAAAGGCTTGGTTTGAACTTTGTGGAGTCCAAGAGTAAGTGGGAGAAGATAACCTATGTGCTCAAAAACGCTCAAGAAACAGTAAAAGTAGCAATAGTTGGCAAGTATGTGAGCTTAAAGGACTCTTATAAGAGTTTGACCGAAGCCTTGATCCACGGAGGTATAGCAAACGGTGTAAGGGTAGAGATCCTTTGGGTTAACTCGGAAGATCCCAAGGAGGAACTTTTGGAAGAGGCGGATGCTATAGTGGTTCCTGGTGGCTTTGGGGAGAGGGGAACAGAGGGTAAGATAAGGGCTTTGAACTATGGGAGGATAAGCAAAAAGCCCACGCTGGGTATATGCCTTGGTATGCAACTTATGTGCGTGGAGTTTGCAAGAAACGTGCTTGGGTTAAAGGATGCTAACTCTACCGAATTTGACCCAAATACCAAGCATCCTGTAATTGATATCATGCACGAGCAGAAGCAAATAGAAAATCTCGGAGGGACTATGCGACTTGGAGCTTATCCGTGCGTGCTGAAAGAGGGCACAAAGGTAAGGGAAATATACGGAAAGGAGGTTATTTACGAAAGGCACAGACACAGGTATGAGTTTAACAATTCCTACAGAGAAGCCTTTGAAAGGGAAGGGATGGTGTTTTCTGGTCTTTCTCCCGACGGCAGGCTTGTGGAAGTTATAGAGCTAAAAGACCATCCTTGGTATATAGGCTGTCAGTTTCACCCAGAGTTCAAGAGCAAGCCCTTTGAACCACACCCTTTGTTTGTTTCTCTTATAAAGACTGCAAAGGAAAAGAAAAAACTATAA
- a CDS encoding LpxI family protein, whose protein sequence is MKVCLVAGSGSLPSVFKKSAEKLGEEVFVVGVKGITDIEAQAYLPLGKVGSLVKLLEKRGINKIVLLGKFEHKLLFSHLLTLDGLALKILSKAKDRRAQSIIKALIEELETIGFEFIDPTPYLQDIIAGSGLLNAVEPSQEALEDGLFGYGIAKEIASLDVGQTVVVKQRTVVSVEAMEGTQEAILRAGKIAGKGCRVIKVARKTQDFRIDVPTVGLQTLEALRSIKADALFLEAGKVYVVDKEKFLKLADRYKISVVGLPLEANP, encoded by the coding sequence TTGAAGGTCTGCTTAGTGGCAGGGTCTGGTAGTTTGCCATCGGTCTTTAAAAAGAGTGCAGAAAAACTTGGAGAGGAAGTTTTCGTAGTTGGTGTAAAAGGTATTACGGACATAGAAGCTCAAGCTTATCTCCCCCTTGGAAAGGTTGGTTCTTTGGTTAAGCTTTTGGAAAAAAGAGGAATAAACAAGATAGTTCTTTTGGGTAAGTTTGAACACAAACTGCTTTTTTCACATCTTTTGACCTTAGACGGATTAGCTCTCAAGATCCTATCTAAGGCTAAGGACAGAAGAGCCCAAAGCATTATAAAGGCTCTCATCGAAGAGTTGGAAACGATAGGCTTTGAGTTCATAGACCCCACACCCTACCTTCAGGATATCATAGCGGGAAGTGGGCTTTTAAACGCAGTAGAGCCATCCCAAGAAGCACTGGAGGATGGGTTATTTGGATATGGTATAGCCAAGGAGATCGCAAGCTTGGACGTAGGGCAAACGGTAGTGGTAAAGCAAAGGACGGTGGTGAGCGTGGAGGCTATGGAGGGAACGCAAGAGGCTATACTAAGAGCTGGAAAGATTGCGGGCAAGGGTTGTAGGGTTATAAAGGTAGCAAGAAAAACCCAAGACTTTAGGATAGATGTGCCTACGGTGGGACTTCAGACCTTAGAAGCCCTTAGGTCTATAAAGGCAGATGCCCTTTTTTTGGAAGCGGGAAAGGTCTATGTAGTGGATAAAGAAAAGTTTTTAAAGCTTGCGGATAGGTATAAGATCTCGGTGGTGGGTTTGCCTCTTGAAGCTAATCCTTAA